The genomic window TCTCATCAGTTGGATTTGCCCTTTCATTTTCAAGAGCAATTAATTTCTACCAATTTCTCCTATGAGAATTTTGGGGAAAAGCTGGAAGTATTGGGAGAAAAGCAGGGCTATCAGCATGTTTGGAAAGAAGCAGAGGGAAATCCCGATGGAAATGAAGTTCGTCTGGGCTGGTTTGCAGATAATAAATTCTACGAAATAACCACATTGGCTGATAGTTCGGATAAATTGATCCTGGCTCGTACAGGTGCCAATGATCCCAACTTTAATTTGCGCAGAGATGCATTCCTTGTTTTAAGGAAAGAATCAAAAAAAGACGCCATTTTTGTATCTACTATCCGAGCGCATGGCTCTTACAGCCCTGTGTCCGAAATACCGACAAACCCTTATCCTGATCAGATTAATCTGAAAATTTTGCTTGATCAGCGAGACTATAGTATCATTGAGATCAGAACTAAAAACTCATCGCCCTTTATTTTGATGATTGCCAATAGCTCCAAAGATCCTAAGAAAAAACATCAGGTGGATCTGGGTAACAAGGAATTTTCCTGGATAGGTCCTGTTTCACTAATTAAAAATCAATAAAAAATGAATCCAATATCAGCTAGCAAAGAATTCCTCTTTGGAAATGACATCGAATGGGAAGAAGTAGGGCCCGGTCTCAAAAGAAAGATCATGGGCTTTGATGATAAGATCATGCTTGTAAAAGTAGATTTTCAGGCAGGTGCCGTAGGGCAACTCCACGAACACCACCATTCTCAGGTTACCTATGTTGAAAGCGGTGAATTTGAGATGACCATAGGTGAAGAAGTGAAGACCCTCAAAGGAGGAGACTCTTTTTATATCCCCCCTCATGTTATGCATGGATGTGTCTGTAAATCCCCAGGGGTTCTCATCGACGTATTCAGCCCTGCAAGAGAGGATTTTTTATCCTAATTCATTAGAACCCTACTACTATGAAAATTAAAGGATTAAGATGGTGGATCATTGGTCTGATCTTTATAGCCACTGTCATAAACTATGTGGATAGAACTGCATTTGCTTTGCTATGGCCGCAAATGGGAGAGGATTTGGGGATGGATAAATCAGATTATGCATTCCTCCTCAATGTTTTCCTGGCGACCTATGCTGCAAGTAAGTTTCTCTCAGGGAGATTGTATGACAAAATCGGCACAAGGATAGGATTTACCCTTTCCATTGTGGTTTGGTCATTAGCGGCTGGTTTTCACGCAATCGCAAGGGGGATCGTATCACTTTCTGTGGTCCGAGGTCTTCTTGGATTAGGGGAAGCCGGACTATGGCCTGGAGCAGTAAAGAGCAATGGCGAATGGTTTCCTACCAAGCAAAGAGCCTTAGCTCAGGGGATATTTAATTCAGGCGCATCCATAGGAAATGTTATTGCACCTGTAATTATCGTTTACCTGTACGCACAATTTGGATGGAAATCCACCTATGTCATACTGGGAGTTCTTGGACTGATCTGGGTGATTCCCTGGCTATTCATTAATAAAACGACCCCCAATAAGCATCCATGGATCACTGAGGAAGAAAAAAATCTTATATCAGCTGATCAAAGTATTGATCGGGAAACCGATCTGGATAATATGGGGAAAAGCTTAAGTCTGGGGAAAATATTAAGCTTCAGAGAGTCCTGGGGAGTTTTATTATGCCGATTTTTTATCGAACCGATTTGGTGGTTCTTTGCAGGCTGGATGCCAATTTACCTCAACTCCAAATTTGGGCTAAGTATTGAGGAAATTGGTAATACCATGTGGATTTCCTATTTGATGGCAGCTGCAGGAAGTATTTTGGGCGGCATCTTTACAGAATTTGCAATCAATAGAAGATCCGTAGATTTCGGAAGAAAAGTGAGTATTGTCATAGGGAGTGCCCTGATTATTCTTGCCTTCACCGGGATCATCATGTTTGTGAAAGAAACAAACTTTATGCTCTTCATCTATTTGGCGGGGGTTGCTCTATTTGGATTTCAATTTGCCATCGGCAACATTCAAACTTTATCGAGTGATTTGTTAAAAGGACCGTCAGTTGGAACCTTAGCTGGATTGGCAGGTACAGTTGCAGCCGTTTCACCTATGATCATGAATTGGTTTATTGGGCAAATAACAAGTGGGGGTTCTTATGTCCCTGCCTTTATAGCAATTACTATTTCAGTAGGACTTGGAGTCCTGGCTATATTTTTCTTTATCAAACAAGTAAGATTAGTTGACAAGACTATTTAATCAAAACAGAACTTAATTTTTAAATAATAAACAGAAAACATAAATGAGCAATAATAGAATAGCGATAATTACGGGAGCTACAGGTGGTATAGGTTTCGCTGTAGCAAAAAGATTAGGTAAAGATGGATTTACAGTAGTATTAAATGGTATCGAAGATGAAACCGGAGCGCAAAGAGTTGAAGAACTCAAAGCAGAGGGAATAGATGCTGAATATTGCGGATTTGATGTTACCAAAGAAGAACTGGTAACTGAAAACATTACCAAAATAGGCGAAAAGTACGGTAAGATAGATGTGCTGGTTAATAATGCCGGTGGATTGGGAGGAAGATCTCGATTTGAAGATATGACAACAGAATTTTACCGCTTTGTGATGGCATTAAATCTGGATTCTGTTTTCTTCGCCTCCAGGGCTGCAATCCCTTTCCTGAAAAAGGGAGAACATCCAACCATCATCAACTATACCTCAAATGCTGCATGGAATGCAGGAGGACCCGGGGCTGGAATTTATGGTACTTCTAAAGCTGGAGTTCATACAATTACAAGAGCCCTGGCCAAGGATTTGGCTGAGTACGGCATTCGAGTAAATGCAGTATCTCCCGGTACAATTGATACCCCCTTTCACCAACAAATTAAATCCACGAAGCCAGAAGTTTTTGCGTCATGGGCTAATAACATTATGTTGGGAAGATTGGGTCAGCCTGATGATGTTGCAGGGGTTGTTTCCTTTTTGGCCAGTGGTGATGCCGGCTTCATAACGGCTGAAACCATCCAGATTGGAGGGGGACAGGCGCTAGGAATCTAATTATCAATTAAATTTAGAGAAAGAATAATGAGTACACTTAATGGTAAAGTAGCAGTAGTAACCGGAGGGGCAAGGGATATTGGGAGAGCCATATCCGTTTGTTTAGCAAAAGAAGGAGCGAAAGTAGTGGTGAATTATTACAATTCTGAAGCTGGAGCTAATGAAACCCTTGAGGAGATAAAGGCTTTGGGAGGAGAAGCTATTGCTGTTAAAGCTGATGTATCAAATTTATCGGATATCAAGAATCTGAAAGCAAAAACAGTAGAAGCATTCGGAGAGAAAA from Bacteroidia bacterium includes these protein-coding regions:
- a CDS encoding cupin domain-containing protein; this translates as MNPISASKEFLFGNDIEWEEVGPGLKRKIMGFDDKIMLVKVDFQAGAVGQLHEHHHSQVTYVESGEFEMTIGEEVKTLKGGDSFYIPPHVMHGCVCKSPGVLIDVFSPAREDFLS
- a CDS encoding MFS transporter, with product MKIKGLRWWIIGLIFIATVINYVDRTAFALLWPQMGEDLGMDKSDYAFLLNVFLATYAASKFLSGRLYDKIGTRIGFTLSIVVWSLAAGFHAIARGIVSLSVVRGLLGLGEAGLWPGAVKSNGEWFPTKQRALAQGIFNSGASIGNVIAPVIIVYLYAQFGWKSTYVILGVLGLIWVIPWLFINKTTPNKHPWITEEEKNLISADQSIDRETDLDNMGKSLSLGKILSFRESWGVLLCRFFIEPIWWFFAGWMPIYLNSKFGLSIEEIGNTMWISYLMAAAGSILGGIFTEFAINRRSVDFGRKVSIVIGSALIILAFTGIIMFVKETNFMLFIYLAGVALFGFQFAIGNIQTLSSDLLKGPSVGTLAGLAGTVAAVSPMIMNWFIGQITSGGSYVPAFIAITISVGLGVLAIFFFIKQVRLVDKTI
- a CDS encoding SDR family NAD(P)-dependent oxidoreductase, with amino-acid sequence MSNNRIAIITGATGGIGFAVAKRLGKDGFTVVLNGIEDETGAQRVEELKAEGIDAEYCGFDVTKEELVTENITKIGEKYGKIDVLVNNAGGLGGRSRFEDMTTEFYRFVMALNLDSVFFASRAAIPFLKKGEHPTIINYTSNAAWNAGGPGAGIYGTSKAGVHTITRALAKDLAEYGIRVNAVSPGTIDTPFHQQIKSTKPEVFASWANNIMLGRLGQPDDVAGVVSFLASGDAGFITAETIQIGGGQALGI